Proteins encoded by one window of Enterobacter hormaechei subsp. xiangfangensis:
- a CDS encoding TolC family protein: MVKARKERRWARVAAAVALCLPCSSFVTPLHAADAAQIKNIPASLPPMRTQSELNRASQTQPVARARSQNAAPATSLPSMRTQSQYASTSKAVPTRAFSAPQPERYATAQQAAAPMSKPQSTAGNRAALKKNYDFFPAVTEYYEPDPAYATVRRHSASANSRATSGMVQGNFNGTSTSDSREFLRSMVARALAYSPELRAASSEVLASDYMVDQVKGQRLPQVRLGVTSPLTTMGGDRQASSNNTHFSDSSGTVSVNTPIIDWGRIGNQVDNSLETAKAARYSKEYSREQLAYNTVSELMNMSRYEQSRIVAKHYVGRMKELVNMLSQITQADRGRESELVQAKAKLMSAQASMDNIEHQLSASKIKLVRLLGAEPSLPDDLNWQDTIIPASVAIASLDKNPMMLNLQAKVRAAEYEAESIKAAALPQVNWVVSKSTAKDSNGNESGWYTGLNVEWEAFSGGSQRAAQMTARAKANVAQQQYEVSYRDLEYQINYQVQVRDSSFLRADDYDRLSGETDRVRQMFYQQWYHLGKRTLLDVLTAENDHFNNQLSAINNRYDGYISNVNVIASAAMMLSWMRIT; encoded by the coding sequence ATGGTTAAGGCACGTAAAGAGCGCCGTTGGGCCAGGGTTGCAGCCGCGGTTGCACTCTGTTTGCCCTGCTCTTCTTTTGTCACCCCGCTTCACGCGGCTGACGCGGCGCAGATCAAAAACATCCCGGCCTCGCTGCCACCTATGCGCACGCAGTCAGAACTAAACCGCGCATCGCAAACGCAGCCGGTAGCACGCGCGCGTTCTCAGAATGCCGCGCCTGCCACATCCTTGCCTTCTATGCGCACGCAGTCGCAATATGCCAGTACGTCCAAAGCCGTGCCGACTCGGGCCTTCTCCGCGCCGCAACCTGAGCGTTATGCCACCGCACAGCAGGCCGCAGCGCCAATGTCGAAGCCGCAAAGCACGGCGGGTAACAGGGCAGCACTGAAAAAGAATTACGACTTCTTCCCGGCCGTCACCGAATACTATGAGCCCGATCCGGCCTATGCCACAGTTCGTCGCCACAGCGCGTCGGCAAATAGTCGCGCCACCAGCGGCATGGTGCAAGGCAACTTCAACGGCACCAGCACCAGTGATTCGCGGGAGTTTCTTCGCAGCATGGTCGCAAGAGCGCTGGCGTACAGCCCCGAACTTCGTGCAGCCTCCTCTGAGGTTCTGGCCTCGGATTATATGGTGGATCAGGTCAAAGGCCAGCGTTTGCCCCAGGTGCGGCTGGGCGTAACCTCGCCGTTGACGACGATGGGTGGAGATCGGCAGGCTTCTTCCAACAACACGCATTTTAGCGACTCCAGCGGAACCGTATCCGTTAATACCCCGATCATCGACTGGGGCAGGATCGGTAATCAGGTGGATAACTCGCTGGAGACGGCCAAGGCCGCTCGTTATTCAAAAGAGTATTCCCGGGAGCAGCTGGCCTATAACACCGTGTCTGAACTGATGAATATGAGCCGCTATGAGCAAAGCCGAATAGTGGCGAAGCATTACGTTGGTCGGATGAAAGAGCTGGTTAATATGCTGTCGCAAATTACCCAGGCGGACCGCGGCAGAGAGAGCGAACTGGTACAGGCAAAAGCGAAACTGATGTCTGCACAAGCGAGCATGGACAATATCGAACATCAGCTGAGCGCGAGTAAAATTAAGCTGGTGCGCCTGCTTGGCGCAGAGCCATCGCTACCAGACGATCTCAACTGGCAGGATACGATTATTCCGGCATCGGTCGCCATTGCGTCGCTGGATAAGAACCCGATGATGCTGAACCTGCAAGCAAAAGTCCGCGCTGCGGAATATGAAGCGGAGAGCATTAAGGCCGCGGCGCTGCCGCAGGTCAACTGGGTGGTATCTAAAAGCACAGCCAAAGACAGCAACGGCAACGAAAGCGGCTGGTATACCGGCCTTAACGTCGAATGGGAAGCGTTTAGCGGCGGCTCTCAGCGTGCCGCTCAGATGACGGCCCGCGCCAAAGCTAACGTCGCGCAGCAGCAGTATGAGGTGAGTTACCGCGACCTGGAATATCAAATCAACTATCAGGTGCAGGTCCGTGATTCGTCATTCCTGCGCGCCGATGACTACGATCGTCTCTCAGGCGAAACAGACCGCGTGCGTCAGATGTTCTACCAGCAGTGGTATCACCTGGGCAAACGAACGCTGCTTGACGTTTTGACCGCTGAAAACGACCACTTTAACAACCAGCTCTCCGCCATTAATAATCGCTATGACGGATACATTTCCAACGTAAATGTTATTGCCAGCGCCGCGATGATGCTGTCCTGGATGCGAATAACCTGA
- a CDS encoding beta-ketoacyl-[acyl-carrier-protein] synthase family protein: MKTNRKRVVITGIGILSSLADNLQDFRDALLNKKNGVTDSVRFSKWFENARAAEVLHDIDYSELPDDVIASLDNAALWAYKVGKDALNQAGLAENKAHLKNTGLIVGVSSAGTEAFLPLFEQRMEDFSLRKALFSGGFSSCCSSVSTLLGLQGGVELVATACTASPNAVGMAFDYIQNGKSKTMLAVGTEPIYLPTFAGFYALNVMHPEACTPFSGNSGMSIGEGAGAVVLEEYEHAVARGATIYGEILSYATSCDAFHETGPDPRASGAVQVMHKAMENAGVTPEQIEYVNAHGTGTEANDRIETLAMKKVFANNEKLLVSSTKSYFGHNIGAAGIVELIACLVTLPDNRVLPTLNFNNARPNCDLDYVPNDFRDRKINLFMKNNYAFGGNNCSMIISMDPCSVPVSVYDEKRVAISGLGAVSAIGHTVNEILDNVWKQSQSVELGGVTFPEDTLEEAKELLDVLETTRQFEDLFGEAFSDLTATRPEANEHFKTFQVTGLEPRKHLRRFDPRKATRGGTFALIALSEALEQAKRKIKRDGDALGMVMGMSSGPQETTYKYLQSLKPDPRKVRTSEFPGSLMNSIPTFCGISEGIKGYTTTLATGENAALGALTYGYEIVRQDLQPQVLVGGADEYFPSMSLYMDAVTRKLHMTSDARDYHIYGNDPKGYIPGEGACMLLLEDPQRAAERGAEVLAEVVGYGKSCSNSYFDASQQGEKSASMALAIARALKDAGMTAQEIDLVCGTSKGSDESSRIEIDAIAEAFAQAKPDVPVVNYNACFGFVASAAGLLNLAVIIDCIKKQAVPAIPHTVEFFDKRINFVREPLKLALKHVLLVGATEGGNYYAFVIKG; encoded by the coding sequence ATGAAGACAAACCGGAAACGCGTTGTTATTACCGGGATTGGGATCCTCTCCTCGCTGGCGGATAACCTGCAGGATTTCAGAGACGCATTATTAAATAAAAAAAATGGCGTGACCGACAGCGTGCGTTTTTCAAAATGGTTTGAAAACGCCAGAGCGGCTGAAGTTTTGCATGATATTGATTATTCAGAATTGCCTGATGATGTGATTGCATCTCTGGATAATGCTGCACTCTGGGCCTACAAGGTCGGAAAAGATGCGCTGAACCAGGCGGGCTTGGCCGAAAATAAGGCTCACCTGAAAAACACCGGCCTGATTGTGGGCGTTTCTTCCGCCGGCACCGAGGCGTTCTTACCGCTGTTCGAACAACGTATGGAAGATTTCTCCCTGCGTAAAGCCTTATTCTCAGGCGGTTTCTCTTCCTGCTGTTCCAGCGTTTCTACGCTGCTCGGGCTGCAGGGCGGGGTTGAGCTGGTGGCGACCGCCTGTACGGCCAGCCCGAATGCGGTCGGGATGGCGTTTGACTATATCCAGAACGGCAAAAGCAAAACGATGCTGGCCGTTGGGACAGAGCCAATCTACCTGCCAACCTTCGCTGGGTTTTACGCCCTCAACGTGATGCATCCCGAAGCCTGCACGCCGTTTTCCGGCAACTCCGGCATGTCGATTGGCGAAGGCGCGGGTGCCGTGGTGCTGGAAGAATATGAGCACGCCGTTGCGCGCGGTGCCACCATTTACGGTGAAATTCTCTCCTATGCCACCTCCTGCGATGCGTTCCATGAAACCGGACCGGATCCGCGCGCCAGCGGCGCTGTGCAGGTAATGCATAAGGCGATGGAAAACGCGGGCGTCACCCCAGAGCAGATTGAGTACGTCAACGCCCACGGTACCGGCACTGAAGCGAACGACCGCATCGAAACGCTGGCGATGAAAAAGGTGTTCGCTAACAACGAAAAGCTGCTGGTTAGCTCTACCAAGTCTTACTTCGGCCACAACATCGGTGCGGCGGGGATCGTCGAACTGATCGCCTGCCTGGTTACGCTACCGGATAACCGCGTGCTGCCGACGCTGAACTTCAATAACGCGCGTCCTAACTGCGATCTGGACTACGTGCCGAACGACTTCCGCGATCGGAAAATCAACCTCTTCATGAAGAACAATTATGCGTTCGGCGGTAATAACTGCAGCATGATTATCAGCATGGATCCGTGTTCCGTTCCGGTCAGCGTCTACGACGAAAAGCGCGTCGCGATCTCCGGTCTCGGTGCCGTCTCCGCGATTGGCCACACCGTTAACGAGATCCTCGACAACGTCTGGAAGCAAAGCCAAAGCGTAGAGCTGGGGGGCGTCACCTTCCCGGAAGACACGCTGGAAGAAGCGAAAGAGCTGCTGGATGTTCTCGAAACGACCCGTCAGTTTGAGGACCTGTTCGGTGAAGCGTTTAGCGATCTCACGGCAACCCGTCCGGAAGCGAACGAGCACTTCAAAACCTTCCAGGTCACCGGCCTTGAGCCGCGTAAACATCTGCGTCGCTTCGATCCGCGAAAAGCCACCCGTGGCGGTACGTTTGCGCTAATCGCGTTGTCCGAAGCGCTGGAGCAGGCGAAGCGTAAAATTAAACGTGATGGCGATGCGCTGGGTATGGTGATGGGAATGTCCAGCGGCCCGCAGGAAACCACCTACAAATATCTGCAAAGCCTGAAGCCCGATCCGCGCAAGGTCAGAACCTCTGAATTCCCGGGCTCGCTGATGAACTCTATCCCAACGTTCTGCGGCATTTCCGAAGGGATCAAGGGCTATACCACCACGCTGGCGACCGGGGAAAACGCGGCACTCGGCGCATTAACCTACGGCTACGAAATTGTGCGTCAGGATCTGCAGCCGCAGGTGCTGGTGGGCGGTGCGGACGAGTATTTCCCCTCAATGTCTCTCTACATGGATGCGGTCACCCGGAAGCTCCATATGACCTCTGACGCGCGGGATTATCACATCTACGGTAACGATCCGAAGGGTTATATCCCAGGCGAAGGTGCGTGCATGCTGCTGCTGGAAGATCCGCAGCGCGCGGCGGAGCGTGGCGCCGAGGTGCTGGCAGAAGTGGTTGGTTACGGCAAATCCTGTAGCAATAGCTATTTTGACGCCTCACAGCAGGGCGAGAAATCTGCCTCTATGGCGCTGGCCATCGCCCGCGCGCTGAAGGATGCCGGCATGACGGCGCAGGAGATCGACCTGGTCTGCGGCACCAGCAAAGGCAGCGATGAAAGTTCACGCATTGAAATCGATGCGATCGCTGAAGCCTTCGCGCAGGCAAAACCGGACGTGCCTGTGGTGAACTATAACGCCTGCTTTGGTTTTGTCGCGTCTGCTGCCGGGCTGCTTAACCTGGCGGTCATCATTGACTGTATTAAGAAGCAGGCGGTTCCCGCTATTCCTCATACCGTTGAGTTCTTCGATAAGCGAATTAACTTCGTTCGTGAACCGTTGAAATTGGCCCTTAAGCACGTGCTGCTGGTGGGCGCGACGGAAGGCGGCAACTACTACGCGTTTGTGATTAAAGGATAA
- a CDS encoding ABC transporter permease, translating into MSGEMVFAISVVVLILLFVLWCVLFRSRDVKFAFLNLFRHKRRSFSTIAAIMLGGVSIFLYGGFIDYSFWILKEQTIRTNIGHVQIYNKNYFETSNKNKSLIEDYPALKKAILNDPTLAESISTLSGQLEFTGVISQYESETSSYFSALGVEPLPALKLGSFDKLIIGSDLSRIRTDEITLGSGLAKTLNAHYDDWLDVLVVNTQGGQGALSMKLRGIFESGIKDYDDVAMKIPLDTAQRIMGTASVSKVLILLKEDDTAAFTAKLRQFIADHKLPLIVKDWKEASIFYQQVEGLLSGIYFFIKLIVGLIVIFMIGNSMTMNIIERTREITTLRAIGLKPLHVTRLFLLEGIFIGIIGALGSLAIGYAIAAVINLYGIAMPPSPGQSQGYTAFIKTDSAALNWITLVLPILAATGASVLPALRASRLNISDAFKFS; encoded by the coding sequence ATGTCCGGGGAAATGGTGTTCGCGATAAGCGTTGTTGTGTTGATCCTGCTTTTTGTCCTCTGGTGTGTATTATTTCGTTCGCGGGACGTAAAGTTTGCTTTCTTAAACCTGTTTCGCCACAAAAGGCGCTCGTTTTCAACGATTGCCGCCATTATGTTAGGTGGCGTGTCGATTTTTCTGTACGGCGGTTTTATTGATTACTCCTTTTGGATCCTGAAAGAGCAAACCATCCGTACTAACATTGGTCATGTTCAGATTTATAATAAAAACTATTTCGAAACATCCAATAAAAACAAAAGTCTGATCGAAGATTACCCGGCATTAAAGAAAGCGATCCTCAACGATCCGACTCTGGCCGAGAGTATCTCGACGCTCTCCGGCCAGCTGGAGTTCACCGGTGTTATTTCGCAGTATGAGAGCGAAACCTCCAGCTATTTCTCCGCGCTGGGCGTAGAGCCGCTGCCGGCACTGAAGCTGGGCTCGTTTGATAAATTAATCATCGGCAGCGATCTGTCCCGCATCCGTACGGATGAAATCACGCTTGGGAGCGGGCTGGCGAAAACGCTCAATGCCCACTATGACGACTGGCTGGACGTGCTGGTGGTCAACACGCAGGGCGGACAGGGCGCGCTGTCAATGAAGCTTCGCGGCATCTTTGAATCGGGCATCAAAGATTACGATGACGTAGCGATGAAAATTCCGCTGGATACTGCGCAACGTATTATGGGCACCGCTAGCGTGAGTAAGGTGCTGATCCTGTTAAAAGAGGACGATACTGCCGCGTTCACGGCGAAACTGCGCCAATTTATTGCCGACCACAAATTACCGTTAATCGTCAAAGACTGGAAAGAGGCCTCGATATTTTATCAGCAGGTCGAGGGGCTTTTATCAGGGATCTACTTCTTCATAAAGCTCATCGTTGGTCTGATTGTCATCTTTATGATCGGTAACTCGATGACGATGAATATTATCGAGCGCACCCGGGAAATTACCACGCTCAGGGCGATTGGCCTGAAGCCGCTACACGTGACTCGCCTGTTTTTGCTGGAGGGCATTTTCATCGGCATTATCGGCGCGTTGGGCAGCCTGGCGATTGGTTATGCCATTGCTGCCGTGATTAACCTCTACGGTATCGCGATGCCGCCGTCGCCAGGGCAATCGCAGGGCTACACGGCATTTATCAAAACCGACAGCGCCGCGCTTAACTGGATAACCCTGGTATTGCCGATCCTGGCCGCGACGGGAGCTTCAGTACTGCCCGCGCTGCGTGCTTCACGTCTCAATATTTCGGATGCATTTAAATTCTCGTAA
- a CDS encoding ACP S-malonyltransferase, with translation MTLNNASQPVVLLFSGQGNPVIGMGSDLWDLNSTTKQIWDCASDISGLDLRRLCLKGPMNRLIQTTVQQLAVTAINVSLYTLCRERFPALRVTGACGHSVGEYSALYAAGAISLETLFRTLHFRASTMDAVSKRQKGAMIALKGADFAALSNIITRYGFELDISCDNTPRQQVIGGTPAALSEFAKVLVDEGYEPIKLGVSGAWHTRLMEEGVQLMRDFLAGQPFTSPAYDVLMNVTGKIEIVPEAIKENLSLHLTHTVKWRESMTRFIEQPGSPLFLEMSNKPYLGQMLNDFVGFNAERVLHCRKALEM, from the coding sequence ATGACGCTTAATAACGCATCGCAGCCTGTCGTGCTGCTGTTTTCCGGGCAAGGGAATCCAGTGATTGGGATGGGTAGCGATCTCTGGGATCTGAATTCAACGACGAAACAGATTTGGGATTGTGCCAGCGATATTTCTGGGCTTGATTTGCGCCGACTCTGCCTAAAGGGGCCGATGAACAGACTGATTCAGACTACAGTGCAACAGCTGGCCGTCACGGCAATTAACGTATCGCTGTATACCCTTTGCCGCGAGCGTTTTCCGGCGCTTCGGGTGACGGGAGCCTGTGGCCACAGCGTGGGGGAATACAGTGCGCTTTACGCTGCGGGTGCGATCTCGCTGGAGACGCTTTTCCGCACCCTCCATTTTCGCGCCAGCACCATGGATGCGGTCAGCAAAAGGCAGAAGGGCGCGATGATTGCGCTGAAGGGGGCGGATTTTGCCGCCCTGAGCAACATCATCACCCGCTACGGGTTTGAGCTGGATATTAGCTGTGATAATACCCCGCGTCAGCAAGTTATCGGCGGGACACCGGCTGCGCTTAGCGAGTTCGCTAAGGTGCTGGTGGACGAAGGCTATGAGCCGATTAAGCTCGGCGTCAGCGGCGCGTGGCACACGCGTTTGATGGAAGAGGGCGTACAGCTGATGCGCGATTTTCTCGCCGGACAGCCTTTCACCTCACCCGCGTACGACGTGCTGATGAACGTGACGGGCAAAATAGAAATCGTTCCGGAGGCCATTAAGGAAAACCTCTCGCTGCACCTGACCCACACGGTCAAATGGCGTGAATCCATGACGCGGTTTATCGAACAGCCAGGCAGCCCGCTGTTCCTGGAGATGAGTAACAAACCTTATCTTGGCCAAATGCTGAATGATTTCGTCGGTTTTAATGCCGAACGCGTTCTGCACTGTAGAAAAGCATTAGAGATGTAA
- a CDS encoding HlyD family type I secretion periplasmic adaptor subunit, with translation MMNEDDVNQNASKGEADSGAGASSTALRKIEGGAGKTALAEQKPQPTGKVKADDLKFMHDLQGALIAQKTPFSMIMLYTITMVVVVALVWAHFARVEEITRGDGKVIPASREQLIQSLEGGILEELNVQEGDIVEKGQILLKIDPTRAGASYGESLSKVQGLKGSIARLRAEAYDTPLTFPPEIAGIESIVRDETQAYNARLKTLNESVQALQRSLALAQNEVSLSEPLARKGLMSDVEILRLKRQANEFSLQIAERTNRFRSDANSELNRLESELAQAEEILRGRQDVMNRTTVVAPVRGTVNNIRVTTRGGVIQQGAEIMTIIPLEDNLLVEAKIKPSDVAFIHPGLPATVKITAYDYAIYGGLTGVVEHLSSDTLIDEEKARQGRGDSTYYRVFVRTNRAALQVKDKAFPIIPGMVANVEIRTGEKTILSYILKPILKAREAFRER, from the coding sequence ATGATGAACGAGGACGATGTGAATCAGAACGCCTCAAAAGGAGAGGCCGATAGCGGAGCGGGAGCTTCCTCCACGGCGTTGAGAAAAATTGAGGGCGGCGCCGGAAAAACAGCGCTGGCGGAGCAAAAACCGCAGCCGACAGGAAAGGTAAAAGCGGACGATCTGAAATTCATGCATGACCTGCAGGGCGCCCTGATCGCGCAGAAAACCCCTTTCAGCATGATCATGCTCTATACCATCACGATGGTTGTCGTCGTCGCGCTGGTGTGGGCACATTTCGCTCGCGTTGAAGAGATTACGCGTGGCGATGGAAAAGTCATCCCGGCCAGCCGTGAGCAGCTTATTCAGAGCCTGGAGGGGGGCATTCTTGAGGAGCTGAACGTTCAGGAGGGCGATATTGTCGAGAAAGGACAAATCCTGCTGAAAATCGACCCCACGCGTGCCGGCGCCAGCTACGGTGAATCGCTTTCAAAAGTTCAGGGGCTGAAGGGCAGCATTGCTCGTCTCAGGGCTGAAGCCTATGACACTCCCCTGACCTTCCCGCCGGAAATTGCAGGAATTGAGTCCATCGTGCGTGATGAGACGCAGGCCTATAACGCGCGCCTCAAAACCCTGAATGAAAGCGTACAGGCATTGCAGCGCAGCCTGGCACTGGCGCAAAACGAGGTCAGCCTTTCCGAGCCGCTGGCTCGCAAAGGGCTGATGTCCGATGTGGAGATCCTGCGCCTCAAGCGTCAGGCCAACGAGTTCAGCCTGCAAATTGCCGAACGGACCAACCGCTTCCGCTCTGATGCCAACAGCGAGCTAAACCGTCTGGAATCTGAACTGGCGCAGGCGGAGGAGATCCTGCGCGGACGTCAGGACGTGATGAACCGTACTACCGTTGTCGCCCCCGTGCGCGGCACGGTAAACAATATCCGCGTGACCACGCGCGGCGGAGTTATACAGCAGGGAGCGGAGATCATGACCATTATTCCGCTCGAAGATAACCTGCTGGTCGAAGCCAAAATTAAACCCTCTGATGTGGCATTTATTCATCCGGGTCTTCCCGCGACGGTAAAAATTACCGCCTACGACTACGCCATTTACGGCGGCCTGACCGGCGTCGTCGAACACCTGAGTTCAGACACGCTAATTGATGAAGAGAAAGCCCGTCAGGGACGTGGTGATTCGACCTATTACCGGGTCTTTGTCCGTACAAACCGGGCGGCGCTACAGGTTAAAGATAAAGCGTTCCCGATCATTCCGGGGATGGTGGCAAACGTTGAAATCAGAACCGGGGAGAAGACCATTTTGTCTTACATCCTCAAACCAATACTGAAAGCGCGTGAAGCATTCAGGGAGAGATAA
- a CDS encoding outer membrane lipoprotein-sorting protein: MGACLFSAAAYSAAADERALEIIRRADEVRSPNKPFRYTLTIHEFKAGATRPENKQVLDISMRFMKPEGEIKADARSLARFVYPPRDKGKVLLSDWYDLWFYTPELRRPVPVSRQQRLIGQISNGDVIVTNFEYAYDASLKGETACGEARCYVLELVRKSAEVTWPKVMYYVESMGDNRPYKAAYFSLDNKLIKEVLYQDFQMVLGKMRPMKITVKEVRHGNSYSVMEYSDVRLESLPESAFTRESIQRGVK; encoded by the coding sequence ATGGGGGCGTGCCTCTTTTCAGCAGCGGCTTATTCTGCCGCGGCTGACGAACGCGCGCTGGAAATTATTCGCCGTGCGGATGAAGTCCGTTCGCCAAATAAGCCGTTTCGCTACACCCTCACTATTCATGAATTTAAAGCGGGCGCCACACGGCCCGAAAATAAACAGGTGCTGGATATTTCCATGCGCTTTATGAAACCAGAGGGGGAAATCAAAGCGGATGCCCGCTCCCTGGCGCGCTTTGTTTATCCCCCGCGCGACAAGGGCAAAGTGCTGCTCTCAGACTGGTACGATCTATGGTTCTACACCCCTGAACTGCGCCGTCCGGTTCCCGTCTCACGCCAGCAGCGGCTGATTGGGCAAATATCCAATGGCGACGTGATTGTCACCAACTTTGAATATGCCTACGACGCCTCGCTTAAGGGAGAAACTGCCTGCGGTGAGGCGCGGTGTTACGTGCTGGAGCTGGTCCGCAAATCTGCGGAGGTCACCTGGCCGAAGGTGATGTATTACGTCGAAAGCATGGGAGATAACCGTCCGTATAAGGCGGCCTATTTCTCTCTGGATAATAAGTTAATTAAAGAAGTTTTATATCAGGATTTCCAAATGGTATTAGGCAAGATGCGGCCGATGAAAATTACAGTGAAAGAGGTGCGTCACGGTAACAGTTATTCCGTCATGGAGTACAGCGACGTCCGTCTGGAGTCGTTACCTGAATCGGCGTTCACTCGCGAGTCTATTCAGCGAGGTGTGAAATGA
- a CDS encoding beta-ketoacyl synthase — MDNAAIISGFSSCLPFAEDSLQLMQNLKLGKRVERKPWFKSDDEAIKCGFDGNKHIATLDHTDDSALDLLYRLIDDALAQAGLDVQWLGGCNARVYLTGIGPRVDGMAFKNFYNKNDVEDIYLSKSLMTLHVDNMSQDKIAGHIARKYHLQYLPPNMNCTSNSAMTAVHLGCQAIEHGGVDIVLVVNCSKIKTQDIWFLDTQSMLDTHLVQPFGENSKGVLFAEGYSAILLENARHRRARKAGSGVRLQTTYTQISAGRSNDSSWLSTNILKVMQAAMKKADLSAEELCAIMPHGNGSSISDKAEAKAIAVFAEENTIPVLAYKGQIGYTATGSGIVDLIIGHHTLSQQELISPVGNDTIIESVAQHVLIDQGIIGHHKKHLLKVGVGVDGSIIGAVMSDIHRGL, encoded by the coding sequence GTGGATAATGCCGCTATTATTTCGGGGTTCAGTTCCTGCCTGCCGTTTGCCGAAGACAGCCTTCAGCTTATGCAAAACCTGAAGCTGGGCAAACGCGTTGAAAGAAAGCCCTGGTTTAAATCCGACGACGAGGCAATTAAGTGTGGGTTCGATGGCAATAAGCATATTGCCACGCTGGATCATACGGATGATAGCGCATTAGATCTGCTTTATCGTCTGATTGACGATGCACTCGCCCAGGCCGGGCTGGATGTCCAGTGGCTGGGCGGGTGTAACGCTCGCGTTTATTTAACCGGCATCGGCCCTCGGGTCGATGGTATGGCCTTCAAGAATTTTTATAACAAAAATGATGTTGAAGATATTTATCTTTCAAAATCATTAATGACGCTGCACGTCGACAATATGTCGCAGGACAAGATTGCAGGACATATTGCGCGTAAATATCACCTGCAGTATCTCCCCCCCAATATGAACTGCACCAGTAATTCAGCGATGACGGCGGTGCATTTAGGCTGTCAGGCCATCGAGCATGGCGGCGTTGATATTGTGCTGGTGGTGAATTGCTCAAAAATTAAAACCCAGGATATCTGGTTCCTCGATACCCAATCGATGCTGGATACGCACCTGGTTCAGCCTTTCGGTGAGAACAGTAAAGGTGTTCTTTTTGCGGAAGGATACAGCGCGATTCTGCTCGAAAATGCGCGTCACCGCCGCGCAAGGAAGGCAGGCTCCGGCGTACGGCTGCAAACCACCTACACGCAGATTAGCGCCGGAAGAAGCAATGACAGCTCATGGCTCAGCACCAATATCCTGAAGGTGATGCAGGCTGCGATGAAAAAAGCGGACCTGAGTGCGGAAGAACTGTGCGCAATCATGCCGCACGGTAACGGCTCATCCATCAGTGACAAAGCGGAAGCTAAAGCAATAGCGGTCTTCGCTGAGGAAAATACCATTCCGGTTCTCGCCTACAAAGGCCAGATTGGCTATACCGCCACCGGTTCAGGAATTGTCGATTTAATTATTGGACACCATACGTTATCGCAGCAAGAGCTTATTTCCCCGGTGGGGAATGACACCATTATTGAAAGCGTTGCGCAGCATGTCCTTATTGACCAGGGCATTATTGGGCACCACAAAAAACATCTTCTTAAAGTCGGCGTTGGCGTGGATGGTTCAATCATTGGTGCCGTGATGTCTGATATTCACCGGGGCCTTTGA
- a CDS encoding ABC transporter ATP-binding protein, translating to MSGIIKELPMISLNNIYKSYGSGEGKVDALKNINLEIEKGEFLALCGPSGSGKSTLLNILSGIDKPTVGTVMFLKKLLNHLPEEQLAAIRGRHLGFIFQFFNLIPVLSVFDNVFFPLVLNGHVGKKEARERALHFIESVGLAGFTERKPGQLSGGQQQRVAIARALAHDPQVVIADEPTGNLDLVTGEAILDLLLKINQETRTTFIISTHSSQLKERARRVVEIKDGVLVHDSQT from the coding sequence ATGAGCGGAATAATTAAAGAACTCCCAATGATATCGTTGAACAATATCTATAAGAGTTATGGCTCGGGCGAAGGCAAAGTCGATGCCCTGAAAAATATCAATCTGGAAATAGAAAAAGGTGAATTTCTGGCGCTTTGCGGCCCGTCCGGCAGCGGTAAAAGTACCTTGTTAAATATCCTCTCGGGAATTGATAAACCCACCGTGGGAACGGTGATGTTTCTGAAAAAATTACTCAACCATCTGCCGGAAGAACAGCTCGCGGCGATCCGCGGTAGACACCTGGGTTTTATTTTTCAGTTTTTCAATCTGATACCCGTATTGAGCGTATTCGATAACGTCTTTTTCCCGCTGGTGTTAAACGGCCATGTCGGAAAAAAAGAAGCCAGAGAGCGGGCGCTGCATTTTATTGAGAGCGTGGGGCTTGCGGGATTTACCGAACGTAAACCGGGCCAGCTTTCGGGCGGGCAGCAGCAGCGCGTGGCCATCGCCCGGGCGCTGGCACACGACCCGCAGGTTGTCATTGCCGATGAACCGACCGGAAATCTCGATCTGGTCACCGGGGAAGCCATTCTGGATCTCCTGCTGAAAATTAATCAGGAGACACGCACCACTTTTATTATTTCCACGCACTCCAGCCAGCTTAAAGAGCGTGCACGGCGCGTGGTTGAAATTAAGGACGGAGTTTTAGTTCATGATTCACAAACGTAA